The genomic region TCCGTCGCCACCGGAGGAAGGAGGGTGAGCGGGGAGGGAGCGTTCGCGACCACGGCCGCCCGCACCGCCTCCTCCAGCACGAGGTCGTAGGCCGCCCCCGTGTACACGATCGGCTCAGGGCCCAGCCCATAAAACGTGTCCCCCACCACCGCAACCTCGCCCACGAACACCATCGGGACAGAACCGATGTCAGCGTGGTAGACGCCGAGGAGCCGGAGGAGGAGGTTCCACCCTTCTGGGGCGTGAATCTCGTAGCGTTCGATCGTGAACTCGAGGCCAGCCTGCTGGAGATCCGTCAGGAACGACTCAACTTGCTTACAGTGCGTGCAGCTCTCGTCGTAGAAGAACAGGAGTTCGGTCGCCCCGCCCGCGAGGCCAGCCCCCACCACGAGGCCCACGGCGGCGAGCACCAGGATCCATCGCTTCCAGTCCATGACCGCGTTCATCCGCCCTCCTTCGCGGGCGACCCCGGCCCCAGCGCTTCGCGCGTGGAATCCAGCACGTTCATCCTCCACCGCCCACGACCAAGATCAGCAGCACCCCCACCGCCAGAAGCACCGCGATCTCGAGTGGGCTCAGCACAGGGCGGAGCTTCTGGGGGAGGCGAGCCAGGGGGGAAGGACAGCCGGCCCCGAGGCAGCGCTCCACCTCTTCCCGGATCTGCAGTTCCACCGCCCGACCGATTCCGGCCACGGCCAGGTCCCCCACGAACACCGTGGGCGTGGTCTCCTTCTCCAGGCCGTACGCCTGGGCAAGGGTGGCCATGAGGCGCCAGTTGTCGGGGGTGAACGTGACCTCGTGCGCAACGATTGCGAGGTCGGGGTACTCCTGGGCGAGCTCGGCCAGGAACGCCTTCATCACCTGGCAGTCCGGGCAGGTTGCGGACCAGAAGTAGTGGAGCTCGACCGGGGCCGCAGCTGCGACCGCTCCCGACAGGATGAGTGCTACCACCATTCCTACCGTCCTCACGCTCCCTCCTTGCGCGTCACGGAAGCAGGGGAGCCCAGTTCCTCCCAGGGCCTTTTGCTCCCCCCGCAGCCAGATCCGACTACCGCTCCGGGAAGAGGAGCTCGTCCCCGAACTGGGCCCGCCAGGCCGCGACCCCCCCGAACAGGCACCGCGCCTGGGTGAACCCGATCCCCTGCAGGTATTGGGCCACGTCGCACGCCTGGGAACCATCCTCGTCCACAATCCAAATCGCAAGCGACGTCCCGGGGATCGGGCGCGGGAGGCGGGCCGCCCACGCCACGAGCTCATCCCGGGTGGCGAGGGCCACGTTCTCCGCCCCTGGGAAGTGGCCCGCAGCGTAGGTCGGCGGGGAGCGGAGGTCCACCACGTACTGGTACTTCTTCGCGAGCTGGGACGGCTGGACCACCGCCCACGTGCCGTAGTACGGCGTCCCCGTCGGCGGGGTCCGCACTGCATCGGGGGCCCACACGAAGAACAGGTCCCCATACGCCTGCCACCATCCGAGGAGGCCACCCGCGAGGACACGGGCGAGGGTGAACGCGTTCTGCTGGAGAAGCTGGACGGCCTGAGTGGCCTCGATCCCCGTTGCATCGTAGAGGTAGATGATCTTCGACTTCGGGAGCTCCCCGAGGTGCGCGGAGAGTTCGGCGACCGGGATGTTCACCGCGCCGAGGAGGTGCCCCCGGGCGTAGTCCTCGGCCGACCGAAGGTCGACGAGCACGTAGAAATCCTGTTCCAACAGGGACGCTGTGCCCTCGTAGGGGGCAAGGGTGCGGACGATGCCGCGCACCACGATCGGCAGCTCGGGTCGGGCCGGGTCGTTCGAGTGGATGGTCACCAGCTGGGAGACGGGCTGAGCGTGGCTGCTGTAGTTCCGGGTGTTGAACGTGACCGTCATCGTCGTCGACTCGCCCGGGTTGAGGGTCCGCACAGCCAGGGAATAGCTCGTGCAGGAGCAGTTGTAGCCCACGCTGCTGATGTAGAGCGTGCTGTCGCCGCTGTTCTTCAGGGTAACGACGAATCGGATGACCGTCCCGTCCATCGCCGTTCCGAAGTCATAGACCTCCGGGTCCACCACCAGCCGGGGGGCAGCCGCGGCCATCCCCGCGACCACACCCAACGCCAGGACCAAGTACGCCATCCGCTTCATCTGTTCC from Candidatus Bipolaricaulis anaerobius harbors:
- a CDS encoding rhodanese-like domain-containing protein, producing the protein MKRMAYLVLALGVVAGMAAAAPRLVVDPEVYDFGTAMDGTVIRFVVTLKNSGDSTLYISSVGYNCSCTSYSLAVRTLNPGESTTMTVTFNTRNYSSHAQPVSQLVTIHSNDPARPELPIVVRGIVRTLAPYEGTASLLEQDFYVLVDLRSAEDYARGHLLGAVNIPVAELSAHLGELPKSKIIYLYDATGIEATQAVQLLQQNAFTLARVLAGGLLGWWQAYGDLFFVWAPDAVRTPPTGTPYYGTWAVVQPSQLAKKYQYVVDLRSPPTYAAGHFPGAENVALATRDELVAWAARLPRPIPGTSLAIWIVDEDGSQACDVAQYLQGIGFTQARCLFGGVAAWRAQFGDELLFPER
- a CDS encoding TlpA family protein disulfide reductase, coding for MRTVGMVVALILSGAVAAAAPVELHYFWSATCPDCQVMKAFLAELAQEYPDLAIVAHEVTFTPDNWRLMATLAQAYGLEKETTPTVFVGDLAVAGIGRAVELQIREEVERCLGAGCPSPLARLPQKLRPVLSPLEIAVLLAVGVLLILVVGGGG